One Gemmatimonadaceae bacterium genomic region harbors:
- a CDS encoding fibronectin type III domain-containing protein, with product MAFTWRSLSAGIMAGAVLTLSGCGSDDPTGPTDLPPANASVAAPSATTARITWGKVSDATSYVVQRVTGASGGTFATISAAGLTDTTYLDTGLEPSAAYRYRVQAIRASGPSQYSAEVSVTTKAPGTASATISTNITANRTLFADTTYTLQGFIQVANGATLTIQPGTKILGDFAATGSSLFVTRGAKLDAQGTAANPIVFTSSRAPGARQPGDWGGLIIIGNGVINRTGSITIEGTGNGANNPAQTYSGGTNNADNSGILRYVRVEFAGYATATDQELNTFTLAALGSGTTLEYLQSMGGLDDSFEFFGGAVDAKHLVSYEAGDDHFDISEGYVGRLQYLIAMQTRIIPPRSAAGSPSSDPQGIENDGCNGAGCDQGQNSTPLTIPVIANFTLIGTGTTNGVTLPAAGGRGAMLRRGTGGFYVNGIIARWPSAAISFRDTTTFIRQTEGNFGLSNILFAENGNLFDPQVLSGGVPTSTRQYTADTTANKLSTVAGTASALFTSVPAAQPASGATFDWAPPTTGAAATGGLATFTGTLLTKAGTAVTGTAYRGAADPAGAKWWQGWTTYVLN from the coding sequence ATGGCGTTCACCTGGCGTTCGCTCTCTGCCGGCATCATGGCTGGTGCAGTGCTCACGCTGTCCGGCTGTGGCAGCGACGACCCCACCGGCCCCACCGACCTGCCGCCGGCGAATGCATCCGTTGCAGCGCCGTCGGCCACGACCGCCCGCATCACCTGGGGCAAGGTCTCCGACGCAACCAGCTATGTCGTGCAGCGCGTGACCGGCGCCTCCGGCGGCACGTTCGCCACCATCTCGGCGGCCGGCCTCACTGACACCACCTACCTCGACACCGGCCTCGAGCCGTCGGCCGCCTACCGCTACCGCGTGCAGGCGATCCGGGCCTCGGGCCCGTCGCAGTACTCGGCCGAGGTCAGCGTCACGACCAAGGCCCCTGGCACGGCGTCGGCCACCATCAGCACCAACATCACCGCGAACCGCACGCTGTTCGCCGACACGACCTACACGCTGCAGGGCTTCATCCAGGTGGCCAATGGCGCCACCCTCACGATCCAGCCCGGCACGAAGATCCTCGGCGACTTCGCCGCCACCGGCTCGTCGCTGTTCGTGACCCGTGGCGCGAAGCTCGACGCGCAGGGCACCGCGGCGAACCCGATCGTCTTCACCTCGTCGCGCGCCCCGGGCGCACGCCAGCCGGGTGACTGGGGTGGCCTGATCATCATCGGCAACGGCGTGATCAACCGCACCGGCAGCATCACCATCGAGGGCACCGGCAACGGCGCCAACAACCCGGCGCAGACGTACAGCGGCGGCACCAACAACGCCGACAACAGCGGCATCCTGCGCTACGTGCGGGTGGAGTTCGCCGGCTACGCCACCGCCACCGACCAGGAACTGAACACCTTCACCCTCGCGGCGCTCGGCAGCGGCACCACGCTCGAGTACCTGCAGTCGATGGGGGGCCTGGACGACAGCTTCGAGTTCTTCGGCGGCGCCGTGGACGCGAAGCACCTCGTGAGCTACGAGGCCGGCGATGACCACTTCGACATCTCGGAGGGCTACGTCGGGCGCCTGCAGTACCTCATCGCGATGCAGACGCGCATCATCCCGCCGCGCTCGGCCGCCGGCTCGCCGTCCAGCGATCCGCAGGGCATCGAGAACGACGGCTGCAACGGCGCCGGCTGCGACCAGGGCCAGAACTCCACGCCGCTGACGATTCCCGTGATCGCGAACTTCACGCTCATCGGCACCGGCACGACGAACGGCGTGACGCTGCCTGCCGCCGGCGGACGCGGCGCCATGCTGCGACGCGGCACGGGCGGGTTCTACGTCAACGGCATCATCGCGCGCTGGCCGTCGGCCGCCATCTCCTTCCGCGACACCACCACGTTCATCCGGCAGACGGAAGGCAACTTCGGGCTGTCGAACATCCTGTTCGCGGAGAACGGCAACCTGTTCGATCCCCAGGTCCTCTCCGGCGGCGTGCCGACCAGCACGCGCCAGTACACCGCCGACACCACCGCGAACAAGCTCAGCACCGTCGCCGGCACGGCCTCGGCGCTCTTCACGAGCGTGCCGGCGGCACAGCCGGCAAGCGGTGCCACGTTCGACTGGGCGCCGCCCACCACCGGTGCCGCGGCGACCGGCGGCCTGGCGACCTTCACCGGCACCCTGCTGACGAAGGCCGGCACGGCGGTGACTGGCACGGCCTACCGTGGCGCAGCGGATCCCGCCGGTGCGAAGTGGTGGCAGGGCTGGACGACGTACGTGCTGAACTGA
- the pstS gene encoding phosphate ABC transporter substrate-binding protein PstS — MHHSARWLTGVALLTTAGCTGTPEDSTRVDRRPDLAVEGAGATFPYPLYTRWFSHFAEGGDARINYRSIGSGAGVSALLADSADFAASDAPLDSTQRRQLTTRGVRQVPLVVGGAAVTYNVPSLTRQLRLDAPTLAAIFLGEIRRWDDPRIVSLNPDAALPAQPLRVITRADSSGTSWILTDYLTRTSTTWASRVGRSRYPAWPVGSPARGNEGVAGELKATEFSIGVVEAVYAMHNRLPVARMRNHAGAWVTPQTGALRSAAEAMLGSIDDTLEFATSISDPPGASSYPIASLSWLIVPSRGGDAAKLAAVERFVRWALEQGDDDALALGYAPLPDAMRTRLLRALPAAAVTARR; from the coding sequence ATGCACCACTCCGCACGATGGCTCACCGGGGTCGCCCTCCTCACCACGGCCGGGTGCACCGGGACGCCAGAGGACTCGACGCGCGTGGACCGACGCCCCGACCTCGCGGTGGAAGGCGCCGGTGCGACGTTCCCGTATCCGCTGTACACCCGCTGGTTCTCGCACTTCGCCGAGGGGGGTGACGCACGGATCAACTACCGCTCGATCGGCTCCGGTGCCGGCGTGTCTGCGTTGCTGGCGGACAGTGCGGACTTCGCGGCCAGTGACGCGCCGCTCGACTCCACGCAGCGCCGCCAGCTCACCACCCGCGGCGTGCGGCAGGTGCCGCTGGTGGTCGGCGGTGCGGCGGTCACGTACAACGTCCCGTCCCTCACCCGGCAGCTCCGGCTCGATGCACCGACACTCGCGGCGATCTTCCTCGGCGAGATCCGCCGCTGGGACGACCCGCGCATCGTGTCGCTGAATCCGGACGCGGCGCTCCCCGCACAGCCGCTGCGCGTGATCACACGGGCAGACAGCAGCGGCACGAGCTGGATCCTGACCGACTATCTCACGCGCACCAGCACCACCTGGGCGTCCCGCGTGGGCCGCAGCCGGTACCCGGCGTGGCCGGTGGGGAGCCCGGCGCGCGGCAACGAGGGCGTGGCGGGAGAGCTCAAGGCCACCGAGTTCTCGATCGGTGTCGTCGAGGCGGTGTATGCGATGCACAACCGCCTGCCGGTGGCCCGCATGCGCAATCACGCCGGTGCCTGGGTCACGCCGCAGACGGGCGCACTGCGGTCGGCGGCGGAGGCGATGCTCGGCTCCATCGACGACACGCTGGAGTTCGCGACCAGCATCAGCGACCCGCCGGGGGCGTCCAGCTACCCGATCGCCTCGCTCTCGTGGCTGATCGTGCCCTCGCGCGGCGGCGACGCTGCGAAGCTGGCCGCCGTCGAGCGCTTCGTGCGCTGGGCGCTGGAACAGGGCGACGATGACGCGCTGGCCCTCGGCTATGCACCGCTGCCCGACGCGATGCGCACCCGGCTGCTCCGCGCGCTCCCTGCGGCCGCGGTGACCGCACGCCGCTGA